One region of Streptomyces leeuwenhoekii genomic DNA includes:
- a CDS encoding DoxX family membrane protein, producing the protein MSVDTRTPRTPTGDRSSEIDDAPALSMVKVPSDPAQVIVNNTSFRVELGASARRTMSPRVARHLSATQDTARVPVAGTAEHTAGLARRRPVVWSGHTEPDDTGAHRLLQAVRAGVGHHVVEPADAGATQVIPRVGLGPGPHPDGRDGRDGYGEYDNRDTYDTYDSYDDGVTTQTLPTPVVGAQRTAGAEGTRLLPAMRGAGPAYDEPAHDQDEFDDDTFDDPAADVPSGRRHGDDPARHAYYPGRRMNLGVVLLPLRVFLGAISIYAGMGKLCDPVYFDGGERGSMVKWLNTLHPWEVAEPLRQFALQHPVGSGLVIAFLQVIVGVLTVLGCWQRVAAVFGAGLSAALLVTVSWKSVPAYDAPDIIYLAAWSPLIIAGAPVYSVDGRLAGRAWRRLGPRAELWDLRRFVLRRGALVTFVVTGLTLLVGSLLGGAVRDADRVVVPGPGEAPRNEQPGSPLPVEPGERERERAPEVSTSPTQGTTSGTTAPTAGAGSTTGATSDTGTATSGSPSRTQGTTGQAPPQQSVPAGQAPSTSSGPTSGGTPTGGDAGSGPADGGGSGTGSDSGGGAPSSGRPGLVGGLLG; encoded by the coding sequence ATGAGTGTGGACACCAGAACACCCCGCACACCCACGGGGGACCGCTCGTCGGAGATCGACGACGCTCCCGCGCTGAGCATGGTGAAGGTGCCGAGCGATCCGGCGCAGGTCATCGTCAACAACACGAGCTTCCGCGTCGAGCTGGGCGCCTCGGCGCGGCGCACCATGTCCCCGCGGGTCGCGCGGCACTTGAGCGCCACCCAGGACACCGCCCGCGTCCCCGTCGCCGGCACCGCCGAGCACACGGCCGGCCTCGCCCGCCGGCGGCCCGTCGTGTGGAGCGGCCACACCGAGCCGGACGACACCGGCGCGCACCGGCTGCTCCAGGCCGTGCGGGCCGGCGTCGGCCATCACGTCGTGGAGCCCGCCGACGCCGGGGCCACCCAGGTCATCCCCCGCGTCGGCCTCGGCCCGGGCCCGCACCCCGACGGCCGCGACGGCCGTGACGGGTACGGCGAGTACGACAACCGCGACACCTACGACACCTACGACTCGTACGACGACGGGGTCACCACCCAGACCCTCCCCACCCCCGTCGTCGGCGCCCAGCGCACCGCGGGCGCCGAGGGCACCCGGCTGCTGCCCGCCATGCGCGGCGCCGGCCCCGCCTACGACGAACCCGCCCACGACCAGGACGAGTTCGACGACGACACCTTCGACGACCCGGCCGCGGATGTACCGTCCGGCCGCCGTCACGGCGACGACCCGGCACGGCACGCCTACTATCCCGGCCGCCGTATGAACCTCGGCGTCGTCCTGCTGCCGCTGCGGGTCTTCCTCGGCGCCATCTCCATCTACGCCGGCATGGGCAAGCTCTGCGACCCCGTCTACTTCGACGGCGGCGAACGCGGCTCCATGGTCAAGTGGCTCAACACCCTGCACCCCTGGGAGGTCGCCGAGCCGCTGCGCCAGTTCGCCCTCCAGCACCCGGTCGGCTCCGGCCTCGTCATCGCCTTCCTCCAGGTCATCGTCGGCGTCCTGACGGTGCTGGGCTGCTGGCAGCGCGTCGCCGCGGTCTTCGGCGCGGGCCTGTCCGCCGCGCTGCTGGTCACCGTGAGCTGGAAGAGCGTGCCCGCCTATGACGCGCCCGACATCATCTACCTCGCCGCCTGGTCCCCGCTGATCATCGCCGGTGCCCCCGTCTACTCCGTCGACGGCCGCCTCGCCGGCCGGGCCTGGCGGCGCCTCGGGCCCCGCGCCGAACTCTGGGACCTGCGCCGCTTCGTGCTGCGCCGCGGTGCTCTCGTCACCTTCGTCGTCACGGGCCTCACCCTCCTCGTCGGCTCGCTGCTCGGCGGCGCCGTCCGGGACGCCGACCGGGTGGTCGTCCCCGGCCCCGGCGAGGCCCCGCGCAACGAGCAGCCCGGCTCCCCGCTTCCGGTGGAGCCCGGCGAGCGGGAGCGGGAGCGGGCCCCGGAGGTCTCCACCTCGCCCACCCAGGGCACCACCTCCGGTACGACCGCCCCGACCGCCGGCGCCGGCTCCACGACCGGTGCCACGAGCGACACCGGCACGGCCACCAGCGGATCGCCCAGCCGGACCCAGGGCACCACCGGTCAGGCTCCGCCGCAGCAGTCCGTCCCGGCCGGCCAGGCGCCCAGCACCAGTTCGGGCCCGACCAGCGGCGGCACCCCCACCGGAGGCGACGCGGGCAGCGGCCCGGCCGACGGCGGCGGCAGCGGCACCGGCAGCGACAGCGGAGGCGGGGCGCCTTCCTCCGGGCGGCCGGGGCTCGTCGGCGGCCTGCTGGGCTGA
- a CDS encoding GNAT family N-acetyltransferase translates to MIRTATPADVPVLHTLIRELAEYEKALPEARATPDQLHEALFGPHPAAYAHIAQDDTTGTPVGFALWFLNFSTWRGVHGIYLEDLYVRPEARGGGHGKALLTELARICVQRGYGRLEWSVLNWNTPSIAFYESLGARPQDEWTVYRLTDEALTNLATQP, encoded by the coding sequence ATGATCCGCACCGCCACTCCGGCCGACGTGCCCGTCCTCCACACCCTCATCCGCGAACTCGCCGAGTACGAGAAGGCCCTGCCCGAGGCCCGGGCCACCCCCGACCAGCTCCACGAGGCCCTCTTCGGCCCCCACCCCGCCGCCTACGCCCACATCGCCCAGGACGACACCACCGGCACCCCCGTCGGCTTCGCCCTGTGGTTCCTCAACTTCTCCACCTGGCGCGGCGTCCACGGCATCTACCTGGAAGACCTCTACGTCCGCCCCGAGGCCCGCGGCGGCGGCCACGGCAAGGCCCTGCTGACCGAACTCGCCCGCATCTGCGTCCAGCGCGGCTACGGCCGCCTGGAGTGGTCCGTCCTGAACTGGAACACCCCGTCCATCGCCTTCTACGAATCCCTCGGCGCCCGCCCCCAGGACGAGTGGACGGTCTACCGCCTGACCGACGAGGCCCTGACGAACCTGGCCACCCAGCCATGA
- a CDS encoding aminoglycoside phosphotransferase family protein translates to MIDIPRAFTTAQLRHNGEAGRAFIAALPALADRFLDQWDLRLDGPSMHGWAALVLPVVRRHDGTPAVLKLQLPDQETEGEPLALRAWDGDGAVRLLAHDETTGTLLLERLDPTRTLAHVEDTREAVLVLARLLAHLTATPAPAGLRRLADIAPALLDRTRHALPRVPDPAARRLVADCAAAVREVADDPGDRLLHWDLHYDNVLASPRAPWLAIDPKPLAGDPGFELLPALRNRHDPADTRWRFDALTGVLGLDRARARAWTLGRVLQNCLWNIESGTPLEYEQLDIARRLRDHAPSPASNLRP, encoded by the coding sequence GTGATCGACATCCCGCGAGCCTTCACGACGGCCCAGCTCCGCCACAACGGCGAAGCCGGCCGCGCCTTCATCGCCGCCCTCCCCGCCCTCGCCGACCGTTTCCTCGACCAGTGGGACCTCCGGCTCGACGGCCCCTCGATGCACGGCTGGGCCGCCCTCGTCCTGCCCGTCGTCCGCCGCCACGACGGCACCCCCGCCGTCCTCAAACTCCAGCTCCCCGACCAGGAGACCGAGGGCGAACCCCTCGCCCTGCGCGCCTGGGACGGCGACGGGGCCGTCCGCCTCCTCGCCCACGACGAGACCACCGGAACCCTGCTCCTCGAACGCCTCGACCCCACCCGCACCCTCGCCCACGTCGAGGACACCCGCGAGGCCGTCCTCGTCCTCGCCCGCCTCCTCGCCCACCTCACCGCCACCCCCGCCCCCGCCGGCCTGCGCCGCCTCGCCGACATCGCCCCCGCCCTCCTCGACCGCACCCGCCACGCCCTGCCCCGCGTCCCCGACCCCGCCGCCCGCCGCCTGGTCGCCGACTGCGCCGCCGCCGTCCGCGAAGTCGCCGACGACCCCGGCGACCGCCTCCTGCACTGGGACCTCCACTACGACAACGTCCTCGCCTCCCCCCGCGCCCCCTGGCTCGCCATCGACCCCAAACCCCTCGCGGGCGACCCCGGCTTCGAGCTCCTCCCCGCCCTGCGCAACCGCCACGACCCCGCCGACACCCGCTGGCGCTTCGACGCCCTGACCGGCGTCCTCGGCCTGGACCGCGCCCGCGCCCGCGCCTGGACCCTCGGCCGCGTCCTGCAGAACTGCCTGTGGAACATCGAGTCCGGCACCCCACTGGAGTACGAGCAACTCGACATCGCCCGCCGCCTGCGCGACCACGCCCCATCACCGGCGTCTAACCTGCGTCCATGA
- a CDS encoding NAD(P)/FAD-dependent oxidoreductase, with product MTNWPGGVVNGGISFWYADDGLPAVREPLGGDLSADVVIVGGGYTGLWTAYYLKRAVPSLRIVVLEGRFCGYGASGRNGGWLYNGIAGRERYARSHGREAAVRLQRAMNGTVDEVIRVAAAEGIDADIHRGGVLEVACTPAQWARLRAFHEAESAFGEEDRELYGARETAERIRVADAVGSSWTPHGARVHPAKLVKGLAAAVERLGVVIHESTPVTEVRARRAVTPYGTVRAPYVLRCTEGFTAGLRGQRRTWLPMNSSMIATEPLTAEQWASVGWAGRETLGDMAHAYMYAQRTADGRIALGGRGVPYRFGSRTDDDGGTRAETVRALREVLVRMFPSLAGVRIAHAWSGVLGVPRDWCASVVLDRSTGVGWAGGYVGSGVATANLAARTLSDLVRLDAGQGGRTELTELPWVGHRVRRWEPEPLRWLGVRGLYAVYRAADRRERSSRSAGSSRLARVADRVAGRG from the coding sequence ATGACGAACTGGCCGGGCGGTGTCGTGAACGGTGGCATTTCCTTCTGGTACGCGGACGACGGGCTTCCGGCGGTGCGGGAGCCGCTGGGCGGGGACCTGTCGGCGGACGTGGTGATCGTCGGGGGCGGGTACACGGGGCTGTGGACGGCGTACTACCTGAAGCGGGCCGTGCCGTCCCTGCGGATCGTGGTGCTGGAGGGCAGGTTCTGCGGATACGGGGCGTCGGGGCGCAACGGCGGCTGGCTGTACAACGGGATCGCGGGGCGGGAGCGGTACGCGAGGTCGCACGGCCGGGAGGCGGCGGTGCGGTTGCAACGGGCGATGAACGGCACCGTGGACGAGGTGATCCGGGTGGCCGCGGCCGAGGGCATCGACGCGGACATCCACCGGGGCGGGGTGCTGGAGGTCGCCTGTACGCCCGCGCAGTGGGCGCGGCTGCGGGCGTTCCACGAGGCGGAGTCGGCGTTCGGGGAGGAGGACCGGGAGCTGTACGGCGCCCGGGAGACGGCGGAGCGGATCCGGGTGGCGGACGCGGTGGGGTCCTCGTGGACGCCGCACGGGGCTCGGGTGCATCCGGCGAAGCTGGTGAAGGGGCTGGCGGCGGCGGTGGAGCGGCTCGGGGTGGTGATCCACGAGTCGACGCCGGTGACGGAGGTCCGCGCCCGGCGGGCGGTGACCCCGTACGGGACGGTCCGGGCGCCGTACGTGCTGCGCTGCACGGAGGGGTTCACGGCGGGCCTGAGGGGGCAGCGGCGCACCTGGCTGCCGATGAACTCCTCGATGATCGCGACCGAGCCGCTGACCGCGGAGCAGTGGGCGTCGGTCGGCTGGGCGGGCCGGGAGACGCTGGGGGACATGGCGCACGCCTACATGTACGCGCAGCGCACGGCGGACGGGCGGATCGCGCTGGGCGGGCGCGGGGTGCCGTACCGGTTCGGTTCGCGCACGGACGACGACGGTGGGACGCGGGCGGAGACGGTGCGGGCGCTGCGGGAGGTGCTGGTGCGGATGTTCCCGTCGCTGGCCGGGGTGCGGATCGCGCACGCGTGGTCGGGGGTGCTGGGGGTGCCGCGGGACTGGTGCGCCTCGGTCGTGCTGGACCGGTCGACGGGGGTCGGCTGGGCGGGCGGGTATGTCGGCTCGGGGGTGGCGACTGCGAATCTGGCGGCGCGGACGCTGAGCGATCTGGTGCGGCTGGATGCGGGTCAGGGGGGCCGCACGGAGCTGACGGAGCTGCCGTGGGTGGGGCACCGGGTGCGCCGGTGGGAGCCGGAGCCGTTGCGCTGGCTGGGGGTGCGGGGGCTGTACGCGGTGTACCGGGCCGCGGACCGGCGGGAGCGGTCGTCGCGCAGCGCGGGGTCGTCGCGGCTGGCGCGGGTGGCGGACCGGGTGGCGGGGCGGGGGTGA
- a CDS encoding DUF3224 domain-containing protein, with translation MPGTRTTGHFTFADWNENPVGPEDTTPRLAHASVVNTFTGGIEAAGTFCEYAIAYLADKSGSFTGMELLTGRLDGREGAFALEERGTFDTDGTVHCRFEVVPGSGTGELTGLRGTGRFTARPGEKSVAYSFEYEVE, from the coding sequence ATGCCCGGCACCCGGACCACCGGCCACTTCACCTTCGCCGACTGGAACGAGAACCCCGTCGGCCCGGAGGACACCACCCCCCGGCTCGCCCACGCCTCGGTCGTCAACACCTTCACCGGCGGCATCGAGGCCGCCGGGACCTTCTGTGAGTACGCGATCGCCTACCTCGCGGACAAGAGCGGCAGCTTCACCGGCATGGAACTGCTCACGGGCCGGCTCGACGGCCGCGAGGGCGCCTTCGCCCTGGAGGAGCGGGGCACCTTCGACACCGACGGCACGGTGCACTGCCGCTTCGAGGTGGTGCCCGGCTCGGGCACCGGCGAACTGACGGGGCTGCGCGGAACCGGCCGTTTCACCGCGCGGCCGGGGGAGAAGTCGGTGGCTTACTCGTTCGAGTACGAGGTGGAGTGA
- a CDS encoding RNA-guided endonuclease InsQ/TnpB family protein yields the protein MGETAGKRTAVRGEEAQRIKREVLGIGDRRKHHTRKATPLRPHAKEPDTHHRLYRFRFYPTEEQAQQLERTFGACRWVYNEGLALRSDAWERHRVRVGFAETCRALTGWKRAEETAWLRKVSSTVLQQSLRHLDQAYSRFFTSGARHPQRKRKGRSRDTAVYVRTGFRWVEDPERPGTGLITLAKQSQPLDVRWSRALPAGVVPVRLSVTRDRADRYFVSALVEERVVPLPAVVLPGTREPKAVGVDLGLASLVTLDDGTKSDHPRLLKRYAEKLAGYQRELHRKARGSRNRQKVRQRIARLYALISDVRKDMLDQLTTRLVRENQVLVVEDLSIASLLRGAHGTGSRRKARLNRMIADASWAALLRKLRYKCAWYGRTLVIVDRFFPSTRRCSACHAQGPKMAVTVRQWTCAACGAAHDRDVNAAVNLREEGLRLYGLVVEALPPGRKAPAVLKASELGEWSPAA from the coding sequence ATGGGGGAGACGGCGGGGAAGCGGACAGCGGTGCGTGGCGAGGAAGCCCAGCGCATCAAGCGCGAGGTACTCGGCATCGGCGACCGCCGCAAGCACCACACCCGCAAGGCGACTCCCCTGAGGCCCCACGCCAAGGAGCCGGACACGCACCACCGCCTCTACCGCTTCCGCTTCTACCCGACCGAGGAGCAGGCGCAGCAGTTGGAGCGGACGTTCGGCGCCTGCCGATGGGTCTACAACGAAGGGCTGGCCCTGCGGTCGGACGCCTGGGAGCGGCATCGGGTGAGGGTGGGTTTCGCGGAGACCTGCCGGGCGTTGACGGGCTGGAAGCGAGCGGAGGAGACGGCATGGCTCCGGAAGGTTTCGTCAACGGTCCTCCAGCAGTCCCTGCGCCACTTGGACCAGGCGTACAGCCGATTCTTCACCAGCGGGGCCAGGCATCCGCAGCGGAAGAGGAAAGGACGGTCGCGAGATACCGCGGTCTATGTGCGGACGGGTTTTCGGTGGGTGGAGGATCCGGAGCGGCCGGGTACGGGGCTGATCACGCTCGCGAAGCAGTCGCAGCCCTTGGACGTCCGCTGGTCGCGGGCGTTGCCCGCCGGGGTGGTGCCGGTCCGGCTGTCGGTGACCCGGGACCGGGCGGATCGGTACTTCGTGTCGGCGCTGGTGGAAGAGCGGGTGGTGCCGTTGCCCGCCGTGGTCCTGCCCGGCACGCGGGAGCCGAAGGCGGTGGGCGTGGACCTCGGGCTGGCTTCACTCGTCACGCTGGACGACGGGACGAAGTCCGACCATCCGAGATTGCTGAAGCGGTACGCGGAGAAGCTGGCCGGCTATCAGCGGGAGCTGCACCGGAAGGCGAGGGGGTCGAGGAACCGGCAGAAGGTCAGACAGCGGATCGCGCGCCTGTACGCACTCATCTCGGACGTCCGCAAGGACATGCTGGACCAGCTGACCACCCGTCTCGTGCGCGAGAACCAAGTGCTCGTGGTGGAGGACTTGTCCATTGCTTCCTTGCTGCGTGGGGCACACGGCACCGGCAGCAGACGCAAGGCGCGGTTGAACCGGATGATCGCCGATGCTTCCTGGGCCGCGTTGTTGCGAAAGTTGCGGTACAAATGCGCGTGGTACGGGCGGACGTTGGTGATCGTCGACCGTTTCTTCCCCTCGACCCGGCGTTGCTCGGCATGCCATGCCCAAGGCCCGAAGATGGCCGTCACGGTGCGGCAGTGGACGTGCGCCGCGTGCGGTGCGGCCCATGACCGGGACGTGAACGCGGCGGTGAACCTGCGAGAGGAGGGGCTGCGCCTGTACGGGCTGGTGGTGGAGGCGTTGCCGCCGGGGCGGAAGGCACCGGCCGTGCTCAAGGCGTCGGAGCTCGGCGAATGGTCGCCGGCCGCGTAG
- a CDS encoding nucleotidyltransferase family protein: MTDPSAASRPVQAVVLAGGQGSRLRPYTDDRPKPMVEIPGTGTPIIGHQLSWLAEEGVTDVVVSCGHLAEVLQQWLESADLPLSVTTVVESEPLGRGGGLKYAAARLPHPDRPWYATNGDIWTRFSLRDMADFHTERDAVATLALARPRLPWGAVKTDGFGHITDFIEAPPSTFEINAGVYVFSPGFAEMLPERGDHERSTFPRLARERRLAGFPIPQGSYWRAIDTAKDLTEAAKELAAQGR; the protein is encoded by the coding sequence ATGACCGATCCGAGCGCTGCGTCCCGCCCCGTGCAAGCCGTCGTCCTGGCCGGCGGCCAGGGTTCCCGGCTGCGTCCCTACACCGACGACCGGCCCAAGCCGATGGTCGAGATCCCCGGCACGGGAACCCCGATCATCGGCCATCAGCTTTCCTGGCTCGCCGAAGAGGGCGTGACGGACGTGGTGGTCTCCTGCGGCCACCTCGCCGAGGTGCTACAGCAGTGGCTGGAGAGCGCGGATCTGCCCCTCTCCGTGACCACCGTCGTCGAGTCCGAACCCCTCGGCCGCGGCGGCGGCCTGAAGTACGCCGCCGCCCGGCTCCCCCATCCCGACCGGCCCTGGTACGCCACGAACGGCGACATCTGGACCCGGTTCTCGCTGCGCGACATGGCGGACTTCCACACCGAGCGGGACGCCGTCGCGACCCTCGCCCTGGCCCGCCCCCGCCTTCCGTGGGGCGCGGTGAAGACCGACGGCTTCGGGCACATCACCGACTTCATCGAGGCGCCCCCGTCGACCTTCGAGATCAACGCGGGCGTCTACGTCTTCTCCCCCGGGTTCGCCGAGATGCTGCCGGAGCGCGGCGACCACGAGCGGTCCACCTTCCCGCGGCTGGCGCGTGAGCGCCGGCTGGCCGGCTTCCCGATCCCGCAGGGCTCCTACTGGCGGGCGATCGACACCGCGAAGGACCTGACGGAGGCGGCGAAGGAACTGGCGGCCCAGGGCCGCTGA
- a CDS encoding helix-turn-helix transcriptional regulator — MAAMRADRLLSLLLLLQNRGRMTAPQLAAELEVSVRTVYRDIEALGAAGVPVCADRGPAGGYRLLDGYRTRLTGLTDAEAGSLFLAGMPGPARELGLGAVLTTAQLKLRAALPAELGEQAARVQERFHLDAPAWFRDAEPVPHLAVVARAVWEQRVLRARYRRWRGEVRRELRPLGLVLKGGIWYLVAAADGSTAETGAAVRTYRVSRFLEAEAADGGFERPAGFDLAAYWTESSRRLEDALHQGTARLRLSPRGRKLLPMLFGAAGARALEAAGPPGGDGWAEVELAVESEAVAVGDLLRLGTEAEVLGPDGLRRAVAEAVAVLARRYAAGPP; from the coding sequence ATGGCTGCCATGCGCGCCGACCGCCTTCTCTCCCTCCTCCTGCTGCTGCAGAACCGGGGCCGGATGACCGCGCCCCAGCTCGCCGCCGAACTGGAGGTCTCGGTGCGGACGGTGTACCGGGACATCGAGGCGCTGGGCGCGGCGGGGGTGCCGGTGTGCGCCGATCGCGGCCCCGCCGGCGGGTACCGGCTGCTGGACGGCTACCGCACCCGGCTGACCGGGCTGACGGACGCCGAGGCCGGTTCGCTGTTCCTGGCCGGGATGCCGGGTCCCGCGCGGGAGCTGGGGCTGGGCGCGGTGCTGACGACGGCCCAGCTCAAGCTGCGGGCCGCGCTCCCCGCCGAGCTGGGCGAGCAGGCCGCCCGGGTGCAGGAGCGGTTCCATCTGGACGCGCCGGCCTGGTTCCGGGACGCCGAGCCGGTGCCGCATCTGGCGGTGGTGGCGCGCGCGGTGTGGGAGCAGCGGGTGCTGCGGGCCCGCTACCGGCGCTGGCGCGGGGAAGTGCGGCGCGAGCTGCGGCCGTTGGGGCTCGTGCTGAAGGGCGGGATCTGGTACCTCGTGGCGGCGGCGGACGGGAGCACGGCGGAGACCGGAGCGGCGGTGCGGACGTACCGGGTGTCGCGGTTCCTGGAGGCGGAGGCGGCGGACGGGGGCTTCGAGCGGCCGGCCGGTTTCGATCTCGCCGCCTACTGGACGGAGTCCTCCCGGCGGCTGGAGGACGCCCTGCACCAGGGGACCGCGCGGCTGCGGCTCTCGCCCCGGGGGCGGAAGCTGCTGCCGATGCTGTTCGGGGCGGCGGGCGCGCGGGCGCTGGAGGCGGCCGGTCCGCCCGGCGGGGACGGCTGGGCGGAGGTGGAGCTGGCGGTGGAGTCGGAGGCCGTCGCGGTGGGCGACCTGCTGCGGCTGGGCACGGAGGCGGAGGTGCTGGGCCCGGACGGGCTGCGGCGGGCGGTGGCGGAGGCGGTGGCGGTGCTGGCCCGGCGGTACGCCGCGGGGCCGCCCTGA
- the rlmB gene encoding 23S rRNA (guanosine(2251)-2'-O)-methyltransferase RlmB has product MAANNRRMSGKKGAQVGSGGKRRRGLEGKGPTPPAEMRKGHVKQRAAQAKARRAQGRTQGRRGGGRSASELVVGRNPVVEALRGGVPASTLYVQQFIDNDERVREALQLAAERGNINLMEAPRPELDRMTNGLNHQGLVLQVPPYEYAHPEDLLDAAADEGEDPLIVALDGVTDPRNLGAVVRSVSAFGGHGVVVPERRAAGMTAGAWKTSAGTAARTPVARATNLTRALEQYKKAGIVVVGLAADGEVEVGELEALAGPVVIVVGSEGKGLSRLVGETCDFRVRIPMPGGAESLNAGVAAGVVLYEAARRRS; this is encoded by the coding sequence ATGGCCGCGAACAACCGCCGCATGTCCGGCAAGAAGGGCGCGCAGGTCGGCAGCGGCGGCAAGCGGCGCCGGGGCCTGGAGGGCAAGGGCCCGACGCCCCCCGCCGAGATGCGCAAGGGACACGTCAAGCAGCGCGCCGCGCAGGCGAAGGCCCGCCGCGCCCAGGGACGCACGCAGGGCAGGCGCGGCGGTGGCCGGTCGGCCTCCGAGCTCGTCGTCGGCCGCAACCCGGTCGTCGAGGCGCTGCGCGGGGGCGTGCCCGCCTCCACCCTCTACGTCCAGCAGTTCATCGACAACGACGAGCGGGTGCGCGAGGCGCTCCAGCTCGCGGCCGAGCGCGGCAACATCAACCTGATGGAGGCGCCGCGCCCCGAGCTCGACCGGATGACCAACGGGCTCAATCACCAGGGTTTGGTCCTCCAGGTCCCGCCGTACGAGTACGCGCACCCCGAGGACCTCCTCGACGCCGCCGCCGACGAGGGCGAGGACCCGCTGATCGTCGCCCTCGACGGGGTGACCGACCCGCGCAACCTCGGCGCCGTCGTCCGGTCCGTCTCCGCCTTCGGCGGCCACGGCGTCGTCGTGCCCGAGCGGCGCGCGGCCGGGATGACCGCCGGTGCCTGGAAGACCTCCGCCGGGACGGCCGCCCGGACGCCCGTCGCCCGCGCCACCAACCTGACGCGCGCTCTGGAGCAGTACAAGAAGGCCGGGATCGTGGTGGTCGGCCTCGCCGCCGACGGAGAGGTCGAGGTCGGCGAGCTGGAGGCCCTGGCGGGTCCGGTCGTCATCGTCGTCGGCAGCGAGGGCAAGGGCCTGTCCCGGCTGGTCGGCGAGACCTGCGACTTCCGCGTGCGGATCCCGATGCCGGGTGGCGCCGAGTCGCTCAACGCCGGTGTCGCGGCGGGTGTCGTGCTGTACGAGGCGGCGCGCAGGCGCTCCTGA
- a CDS encoding ABC transporter ATP-binding protein, with protein MATVTFDKATRIYPGSDKPAVDALDIEIADGEFLVLVGPSGCGKSTSLRMLAGLEDVNGGAIRIGDRDVTHLPPKDRDIAMVFQNYALYPHMTVADNMGFALKIAGVPKAEIRQKVEEAAKILDLTQYLDRKPKALSGGQRQRVAMGRAIVREPQVFLMDEPLSNLDAKLRVSTRTQIASLQRRLGITTVYVTHDQVEALTMGDRVAVLKDGLLQQVDTPRNMYDRPANLFVAGFIGSPAMNLIEVPITDGGVKFGNSVVPVQRDALSSATDKTVTVGVRPEHFDVAGPESTQGVAVTVNVVEELGSDAYVYGTAEVGGETKDLVVRVGGREVPEKGSRLHVVPRSGETHVFSTSTGERLSD; from the coding sequence ATGGCCACTGTCACGTTCGACAAGGCGACCCGGATCTACCCGGGTTCCGACAAGCCCGCCGTCGACGCCCTGGACATCGAGATCGCGGACGGCGAGTTCCTCGTCCTGGTCGGTCCGTCCGGCTGCGGCAAGTCCACGTCCCTGCGGATGCTCGCGGGCCTGGAGGACGTCAACGGCGGCGCGATCCGCATCGGCGACCGTGACGTCACGCACCTGCCGCCCAAGGACCGGGACATCGCCATGGTGTTCCAGAACTACGCCCTCTACCCGCACATGACGGTCGCCGACAACATGGGCTTCGCGCTCAAGATCGCCGGTGTGCCGAAGGCGGAGATCCGGCAGAAGGTCGAGGAGGCCGCGAAGATCCTCGACCTCACGCAGTACCTGGACCGCAAGCCGAAGGCGCTCTCCGGCGGTCAGCGCCAGCGTGTCGCCATGGGCCGCGCGATCGTGCGCGAGCCGCAGGTGTTCCTCATGGACGAGCCGCTGTCCAACCTGGACGCCAAGCTGCGTGTGTCCACCCGTACGCAGATCGCCTCGCTCCAGCGCCGTCTGGGCATCACCACCGTCTACGTCACCCACGACCAGGTCGAGGCCCTGACGATGGGCGACCGCGTGGCGGTCCTCAAGGACGGTCTGCTCCAGCAGGTCGACACCCCGCGCAACATGTACGACCGGCCCGCCAACCTGTTCGTGGCCGGCTTCATCGGCTCCCCGGCGATGAACCTGATCGAGGTGCCGATCACCGACGGCGGCGTGAAGTTCGGCAACTCGGTGGTGCCGGTGCAGCGCGACGCGCTGTCCTCCGCCACCGACAAGACGGTCACCGTCGGTGTGCGTCCCGAGCACTTCGACGTGGCCGGCCCCGAGTCGACCCAGGGCGTCGCGGTCACCGTGAACGTCGTCGAGGAGCTGGGCTCCGACGCGTACGTCTACGGCACCGCGGAGGTCGGCGGGGAGACCAAGGACCTCGTCGTCCGCGTCGGCGGCCGCGAGGTCCCGGAGAAGGGCAGCCGGCTGCACGTCGTGCCGCGCTCCGGCGAGACCCACGTCTTCTCGACCTCCACCGGTGAGCGTCTCTCCGACTGA